A single region of the Silene latifolia isolate original U9 population chromosome 8, ASM4854445v1, whole genome shotgun sequence genome encodes:
- the LOC141597545 gene encoding flotillin-like protein 3 — protein MSALPQKHVVAGPYEYLAITGWKIPGIKFAKKAVILPGQRYTSYIVCPVNYRLEVHAMTADKHPFLIPVVFSVGLNVNDEDSLVRYTNLVNSYRMNCFVEGIIKMEIRELAGWMTMEEIVFKGSKDFEKKVFDKVELALNKFGLIIYNADFKQLVDVSGQGYFSTKMAAANQAKMDVPEATIKGETETTKIMRDNNLSMLMESSLDFVD, from the coding sequence ATGTCGGCACTACCACAAAAACACGTAGTAGCAGGACCATACGAATACTTAGCCATAACAGGATGGAAAATCCCCGGCATTAAATTCGCTAAAAAAGCCGTAATCCTCCCTGGCCAACGCTACACAAGCTACATCGTCTGCCCCGTAAACTACAGATTGGAAGTACACGCAATGACCGCGGATAAACACCCCTTCCTAATTCCTGTAGTCTTCAGTGTTGGACTGAATGTCAACGACGAGGATTCGCTTGTGCGGTACACAAATCTCGTTAACTCGTACCGCATGAATTGTTTCGTAGAAGGGATTATTAAGATGGAAATCCGTGAACTCGCGGGTTGGATGACGATGGAGGAGATAGTATTTAAAGGGAGTAAGGATTTTGAGAAGAAGGTTTTTGATAAGGTGGAGTTAGCGTTGAATAAGTTTGGTTTGATTATTTATAATGCTGATTTTAAGCAGCTTGTTGATGTTTCGGGTCAAGGATATTTTTCGACAAAGATGGCGGCCGCTAATCAGGCTAAGATGGACGTGCCGGAGGCAACAATAAAAGGAGAGACTGAGACGACTAAGATTATGCGCGACAACAACTTGTCGATGTTGATGGAATCGTCGTTGGATTTTGTTGATTAA
- the LOC141593994 gene encoding F-box/LRR-repeat protein At3g26922-like, with protein sequence MDSDSTDSRSSSPNHEYISEEQSDYVNSSDEQEDERKSPVFDPVYSSDEQESPRKRMKHSNVDRITNLPDTMITHILSLMPVDEAVRTQLLSKRWRYAWASSSALTFSRTRFPDKTYTKINEFITNALMLHKGQLKSLSLLRVQGRKIGVEPPTNLWLQCAVNKQIEVLVLEIDRYVKSYSLPHCFLFCDSLKEFSLSAWTFDLGSSLLWKSLKKLNLTYVENLYNNKIHKIIEGSPELESFNLSYCAGFSQIIVSSGSKLRNLVIKYGGSQNQDDDKSDELLVISGPSIRTLKISGFMCWQDFRLRDVSSLVQVKFKFYIPSMDKDNQKSSYAVTEMIHELVRKISHVEKLSLGTWCTQVLSMCELGGEPIIPLKCKTLEIVSLHERSIPGIARLLRSSHYLERLTIDAEPYKPYQFDHEVENPREFLDDFKAKNYWKSPERAAFKNPWQHLKVVQFIGLYETIVELAEYVLDHAKVLEKLVLNPGESVYERSPDLRHSSLFQVMQKLLSYPRCSRHARVLLL encoded by the exons ATGGACTCGGATTCAACCGATTCTCGTAGTTCTTCCCCAAATCATGAATATAtctctgaagaacaatccgatTACGTTAATTCAAGCGATGAACAAGAAGACGAGCGCAAATCACCAGTATTTGATCCTGTTTATTCAAGCGATGAACAAGAATCGCCACGAAAACGGATGAAACACAGTAACGTCGACCGTATAACCAACTTACCTGATACAATGATCACACACATATTATCTCTAATGCCTGTCGACGAGGCGGTTAGAACCCAACTATTGTCGAAGCGATGGCGTTACGCTTGGGCCTCAAGCTCTGCGCTAACATTTTCTCGAACTCGGTTTCCTGATAAAACTTATACGAAAATTAATGAATTCATTACCAATGCTCTAATGCTACATAAAGGGCAACTGAAGAGTCTTTCATTGCTCAGAGTCCAGGGTCGGAAAATCGGGGTTGAACCGCCAACTAATTTGTGGTTACAATGTGCAGTTAATAAGCAAATTGAGGTGCTTGTTCTTGAAATTGATAGATACGTAAAATCGTATTCTTTGCctcattgttttttattttgtgaTAGTTTGAAGGAATTTAGCCTTAGTGCTTGGACATTCGATTTGGGTTCGTCGCTTTTATGGAAATCATTGAAGAAATTGAACTTAACATATGTCGAGAACTTATATAACAATAAGATTCATAAGATTATTGAAGGCAGTCCGGAATTGGAGTCGTTTAATTTGTCGTATTGTGCGGGGTTTAGTCAGATTATCGTTTCTTCTGGTAGTAAGTTAAGAAATCTTGTGATCAAATATGGTGGCAGCCAAAACCAAGACGATGATAAAAGCGATGAATTGTTGGTGATTTCCGGTCCTAGTATCAGAACCTTGAAGATTTCGGGTTTTATGTGTTGGCAGGATTTCCGGTTAAGAGATGTATCTTCGTTGGTACAAGTGAAGTTCAAATTTTATATTCCTTCAATGGACAAGGACAATCAAAAATCAAGCTACGCCGTAACAGAGATGATTCATGAGCTTGTTCGGAAAATTAGTCATGTTGAGAAACTATCATTGGGGACTTGGTGCACACAG GTTTTGTCTATGTGTGAGTTGGGAGGTGAGCCTATAATCCCATTAAAATGCAAGACTTTGGAAATTGTTTCATTACATGAAAGAAGTATACCGGGCATTGCCAGATTGTTGCGGAGCTCACACTACTTAGAGAGATTAACCATAGACGCGGAACCTTACAAGCCTTACCAATTTGATCATGAG GTCGAGAACCCAAGAGAGTTCTTAGACGACTTTAAGGCTAAAAACTATTGGAAGTCACCGGAAAGGGCAGCCTTCAAGAATCCATGGCAGCACCTCAAGGTTGTACAATTCATAGGGTTATACGAAACAATTGTGGAGTTAGCTGAGTATGTGCTCGACCATGCTAAGGTCTTGGAGAAATTGGTGTTAAATCCCGGAGAAAGTGTTTACGAACGATCGCCAGATTTACGACACTCAAGTTTGTTTCAAGTAATGCAGAAATTGTTAAGTTATCCAAGATGTTCGCGTCATGCCAGAGTTTTACTCTTGTAA
- the LOC141593995 gene encoding F-box protein At5g03100-like has translation MDSGSSESRNSSPNHEYISEEQSDYVNSSDELEDEHESPVFDPFYSSDEQESPRKRMKHSNVDRITNLPDTMITHILSLMPVDEAVRTQLLSKRWRHAWASSSVLRFSQTWFPGNNHTNTNEFITNALMLHKGQLKSLSLLGLQDWRTGVKPLTNLWLQCAINKQIEVLVLEFCRYENKSYSLPYSLFLCDSLREFSLRATKFDLGFSVFWKSLKKLSLKCVTNLFNDKIHKIIEGSPELESFILSQCAGFNQIIISSGRKLRNLVIEDGGSQNYDYDERENAKDKRYELLEISGSSIRSLEISGFMGWQDFRLRDVSSLVQVNFRFCTMNEHNEDNNLRSSYSSRAVEMMHLLIRKISHVAKLSLGTWCTQVLSLCELGSEPTIPLQCKVLEIDSIYEKSLPGIARLLRSSFCLERLTFYMTPYRNHQAIDSSVLVDFNGENYWKSTEIKNLWQHLKVVQFIGLFNEMEREYMVELAEYILDHANVLEKLVLKPGEGAYGQHRLFQSSDFRHSSLFQVMQKLLGYPRSSRHARVLLL, from the exons ATGGACTCGGGTTCGAGCGAATCTCGTAATTCTTCCCCAAATCATGAATATATCTCCGAAGAACAATCCGATTACGTTAATTCAAGCGATGAACTAGAAGACGAGCACGAATCGCCAGTATTTGATCCTTTTTATTCAAGCGATGAACAAGAATCGCCACGAAAACGGATGAAACACAGTAACGTCGACCGTATAACCAACTTACCTGATACAATGATCACACACATATTATCTCTAATGCCTGTCGACGAGGCGGTTAGAACACAACTATTGTCGAAGCGATGGCGTCACGCTTGGGCCTCAAGCTCGGTACTAAGATTTTCTCAAACTTGGTTTCCTGGTAATAATCATACAAATACTAATGAATTTATTACCAATGCTCTAATGCTACATAAAGGGCAACTGAAGAGTCTTTCATTGCTCGGACTCCAGGATTGGAGAACCGGGGTTAAACCGCTAACTAATTTGTGGTTACAATGTGCAATTAATAAGCAAATTGAAGTGCTTGTGCTCGAATTTTGTCGATATGAAAATAAATCGTATTCTTTGCCTTATAGTTTGTTCTTGTGTGATAGCTTGAGAGAATTTAGCCTTAGAGCTACGAAATTTGATTTGGGTTTTTCGGTTTTTTGGAAATCATTGAAGAAATTGAGCTTAAAATGCGTCACGAACTTGTTTAATGACAAGATTCATAAGATTATCGAAGGTAGTCCGGAATTGGAGTCGTTTATTTTGTCACAATGTGCGGGTTTTAATCAGATTATCATTTCTTCTGGTCGTAAGTTAAGAAATCTTGTGATCGAAGATGGTGGCAGCCAAAACTACGACTACGATGAACGTGAGAATGCAAAGGATAAACGCTATGAATTGTTAGAGATTTCCGGTTCAAGTATTAGAAGCTTAGAAATTTCGGGTTTTATGGGATGGCAAGATTTTCGGTTAAGAGACGTATCTTCGTTGGTACAAGTGAATTTCAGATTTTGTACGATGAATGAGCACAATGAAGATAACAATCTAAGATCAAGCTACTCTAGCCGTGCTGTCGAGATGATGCATTTGCTTATTCGCAAAATTAGTCATGTTGCGAAACTATCATTGGGAACTTGGTGCACACAG GTTCTATCCCTGTGTGAATTGGGAAGTGAGCCTACAATACCATTACAATGCAAGGTTCTGGAGATTGATTCTATATACGAAAAAAGTTTACCCGGCATTGCTAGATTGTTGCGAAGCTCATTCTGCTTAGAGAGATTAACCTTTTACATGACACCTTACCGTAACCATCAG GCCATCGACTCAAGCGTGCTCGTTGATTTTAATGGTGAAAACTATTGGAAATCAACGGAAATCAAGAATCTATGGCAGCACCTCAAGGTTGTGCAGTTCATAGGGTTATTCAACGAAATGGAGAGGGAGTACATGGTGGAACTAGCTGAGTATATACTCGACCATGCTAACGTCTTGGAGAAATTGGTGTTAAAGCCGGGTGAAGGTGCTTACGGACAACACCGTCTTTTTCAATCGTCAGATTTCCGGCACTCAAGTTTGTTTCAAGTTATGCAGAAATTGTTAGGTTATCCAAGATCTTCGCGTCATGCTAGAGTTTTACTCTTGTAA